The genome window TGATTTTGGTGAAGACGAAAGTGAAAACATAAAACCAAAAAGCGTTAATATTTATGATGGACTTAGAGTTTTAGATCCGTCGGTTAGAACCAATCCAGGCTCCGTAAGCAAAAATTTGGAATTAAAATTTGAGGGATTCTATACCCCACCTAGTGGCAATGTGAATTCAACTCTTGCCGTTATGAGCTTTGGCGGTAAATACGAAACCGGAAGCGAAGATATACAAGTTTGGGACAAGAATAATAGGAGATATGAATCCGTCACCTCCGGTCAAAATGGAAGCGGAAAACAGTTTAACAGCACTATAACAAAATTTGGATCAAATATTAACTCTGGAAAAACATACAATAACCAAATGGATTTGGATGTTTTTGACATCAGCGGAAAAATAGGAAACGCACAAACTGACGCCTGGATAAACTTAATAGCAAAATCTGAGTGGAACAGCGGCATATTGTACTCCGAAAGAGCAAACGTCGGCTTGGTGGCTTTTTCTACTGAGCTTTATTCTCCAGAGGTATGCTATGAAGAAACTTTGTTTACAAAAGGCAAAGATGCTCCAGATAGCGAATTTAGAGAAGTAAGTACAAACAAAAACTCGTATACCAAGGTGGAAAAAGACAGTATACTAAGAGCACAAATTGCAATAAAAAACAAAGGAAACGAGTCGGCCCAGAAACTAACGCTCACCTCAAGCCTAGAGCAAAAAGGCTCCGAGTATAAGCCAAATACCACATATATAGTAACAAGCGAGCCTATAACTACGACAAAATTTAAAGTAGGCCCACACAATCCAGACAACACAGCCTTTCAAACATCGTCTAAAAACCTACTTACTTTTGCTCTCGGAAGCGGGGCGGGTCATATAGGCAGCGCAAATCAAGGCGGTACGATAGATCAAACAAATCAAGCCTTTATACAATACGATGCAACCTTAAAACAAATAGAAAAATTTCAAGCAAACATATACAGAGCATCCTTTACTAACACAGCTTTAAATTTAAGCTTTGAAGGAAAAATAAAAAGATGCGACAATAAAGAATACTATCTTAGCGTCATAGACGTACCTGACGTTAACAACTTTAGAGCTGTAAATAAGAACTTTACCAAGGACGGAGATTCGCAAAATCTTTATACTCAAATAGCCAACCGCAAATTTGACATAAAAATAGCCCATTTTGGTAAAGAGACGGCATCTGGCAATCAGCTATCTAAAACAAATATCGATACAACGGTAGGAGTAGATATAGTAACCACTTGCGCTGCAGGCGGCGTTTCGGTAACACAGCCAATGCAAGTAGAATTTAAAAAAGGAGAAAACGGTAAGTCTATAGTGGAACTCAAAGACGTACTAATAGAAAAGGCTTATTCAAATTTATACGTACGACTATCTTTTAAAGACCCGATATCCAACCAAATCAAAACTAGTTGCGCCTCCGATACGTTTACCGTTAGGCCTAAAGAGTTTAAAATTTATGATACTTCATCAAAAAATATAGTAAATAACCTTAATTTAATCGGGGGAAGAAAATATCCTAATTTTAGCGCCTTGGCTACAAATGATACAGGCAAACAAGCCGGCGGCTATACAACCATGCTTCCGGACAGCACAGGCACAAGCTATGCCAGATTTGAACCGACGATACCGCCGACTTGCACTGCCGTTACAAGCCTGCCGATTACTTGGTTTATGACTAAATTTACAGATGGTGTAGCTAAGCTTGAAAGATATCATGAGGGTGCAACCGCTATCAAAGATAATAGGGACTTCGTATATAATGAAGTAGGCAATGCGAAGCTAGTAATACTTGATAACAAATGGACTACGGCAAGCAACGACCAAGCAAATAGCGACTGCATAGCAAATAGCCATAGCAATACCGAATCCAACGGAAAAGTCGGTTGTAATATCAGATCAGAATTCGACTTTACATTTGACCCACAAGATATCCATATCGACAGCCTCAGGATAAGCGGCTTTAACGGCGGTCCTATGAGCTATATGTCAAATGACATAGCAATGCCCGCAATAGCTACATTTAATGTACAAGCCAGGCTAGGAGATGCCTCGCGCACTATAGCAAGGATGTATACGGCGGGTTGTTATTCTAAAGATACGCAGTTTACAATGGGAGTAGATACGGGCATAGCTGACCTAAACGATCGAAATAACGTCAAAACTCCGCTACCTGCCGCCGCAAGTGCTCGGATTTTATTTTTTAACGATGGCGACAATCCGCAAGTAGTAAAAAGAGATGGCGCAAATAATAACTCGGGAGTCTATAACGTACCTAGTAATGCATTTACAAATGGTCAATTGATAGGCGGGCAAGTTAAATTTAATTTCGCTAGAGTAGTAACGGATCCGATAAATCCATTTACCGTAAATAGCAATATATTTACCTTCACAAATGTAAGGGAGCAAGTAAATACCGCTGCCGTGCCTAATACCTATGTCAAACCGCTAGCAGCCAATGAGACGGCTACTCAGTTCTACTACGGAATGGTATATGCGCCGTACTATGAAGGCCCTAGACGAGGCTTTAATGCCAATGTATATTTTGGCGTGTATTGCAATGCGTGCGATAAAACTATCTACACATTAGCAAACGGTCAGACATTGCCATCCGTCACAAACTGGTTTACAAACGAATCCCATATCGATAACACGTATGGACAAGTAAACGCATATGTTCAGAGTTCAGGTGCCGGCACTGTTACCATAACGCCTCAAACCATAGCAAATGGCGTTCAGATTTTAACCCTATCTGATACCCAAGCCGAGCTTGTGGATATAGATATGCAGGCGTCAAGTTGGCTCATCTACAACAAAACAAATGCAGCTGCGACGGTTAATAGATTTCAAGTAAATTTCTTCGATAGGCCTAGATGGGGCGGTCAAGCCCTGGGACAAAAAGGAGATAATCTTAATGGCCCCGGCAATGTACTAGATACTGAAGACGGTTCGTTAAATTACTCCATAAAGACCAATAAAAGGTCGGATTGGTAAAACATGAGAAGAGGCTTTTCGCTAATAGAATTAATTTTATCTATAGTCGTAGTTGGGATATCTGTAATAGCTATCCCAAAAGTTTTATCGCAGACGACAAGCAATAATCAACGCGGATTAATGCAGCAAAGCGTAATGGATACCAAAACAAGAATGGCGCTAGTATTAAAATCACCCTATGCTTGCGTAGGCAACTTATTGTCTATTACTAGTGACAAAACTCCTATTTTTGGCAATACGGTCGGGATACCGGGCAATAATTTTTATACCATAAACGGCATCGTAGCAGATGTAGGCACTAGACGCCAATTTGGAAACTACAAAACAAACGCAGCTATAGCCCCTCAACCATGCACTGATCCAAATGATGTAAGCGTAAATTCATTTAATACCAATGTAGACGGCGTAGAACCGATCAAAATACAAACATCTCAGCTATACGGTAGCCGAGATAACATAATTAGCTCAACCATCAACACGACAACACAACAAAGAGACATGCAAGGTGCGGCAGATAGTGATATAACCGAGATAATTATGACTACCACGACGGCTATGGGCAACGATATTCAAAATATAATCTTAAGAGCATATGCTGCAAATATAGGCGATAGTCCCAACATACTATCAAGGTCTTGGTGATATGATATGAAAAAAGCCTTTACATTGATAGAGCTTATTCTTGTAATAGTTATATTGGGAATATTGTCTTTTGCGGGTATTAATATAATAAAAAATTTGTATGAAAACTATCTACAAGCAAGATCCGTAAACACTCTAGAAACGCAAACAGAACTTGTTTTAGAACAAATTTCAAAAAGACTTGCAGTTAGAGTAAAAGGCTCAACAATAGGAAGACAAGCATCTACTGGTAATTTCGTATCGACAAGAGATCCTGCCCTTAATGTCCAATATAACATATTAGAGTGGATAACATATAGCTACGAGAGCTTTCAAAACGGAGGTTGGAGCGGCTTTGTGGATTTAGACGATCCCGCCACAGTAGCCAATGCCGCAAGAAATGGCGGAAATTTGGCAACTCATGGAAGCACGCTAAATAGTGCAAATTTAGATATATCTGATTTAACAAACGGACGTGCTACGCTCAATAACAACCAAGTTGGATTATTTTTCAAAGGTCGACCAACTAACATAAATACCGACTTTGGATTTAATACTGCTACAAACCAAGCAAATGCGATAGCTATAGCTACGCAAAACGGAAATGATGTATTAACTATCGCCAACTATGCATCCACGGATATTTTTGAACAATATTATTTATTACATACCGCCTACGCAGTTGTTCCGACCGTTAGCCTTAATCCGGGCGGCACAAGCGGTACGGATCTTGATCTATGGCTACACTATAACTACAGACCGTGGGCCGGTCAGGACTACAATGACAATGGCACAAGCAGGGATTTGCTTGCCAGAAACGTGACTAGGTTTAACTTCACGGAAGACAATGGCGTCATAGTTATAAAACTATGCATAAGAGACGCCGGAAGATCGTTGGGGCCGACTAGAGCCGAAACAACGGTGTGTAAAACAAAGGCGGTGTATTAATGAGAAAAGGTTTTAGTTTAATCACGGCGATAATTTTTATGGTTTTGATAGCAACTTTATCTATGTTTGCGCTAAATATCTCCTCTCTGACCTCAAAACAAACAACCGACGTATTTTTAAGAGAGCAGGCAGAGCTTTTAGCTCAAAGCGCCACAGAGGTAGCTATCCTCAATCTTTTAAGGATGAATTTTAGCACAAATTGCCCGTTAAATTTACCCAATAGAAATATAGTAAATACCTCATTTCCAAACAACGCTACGCCGATGTTTCGAGTTACGGTAACACTAGAAAGGTTATTTGGTACCTTTGGAGCTTGCAATCAACCAAATGCCGCAAACCCGGCCCTTAACCATGCTGCATCTGCAGGAACGGTAATATTAGACGTAGTAGTTACTCAAGCAAACGCAAATATGCCGCCGATAAGAATTCACAGACGCACGATTCAAAAACTCTAAAATAATACTTTATATGCTATAATGTTAGCACTTTAACGCAAAGGAGAGATGATGAATCTAAGCATCGTAGGTAAACAATTCAACCTAACGGACCCAATCAAACAGCACATAGAAAACGCATTTGATGCGCTTAACAAATACGGACTGGATATAATTTCAGGTCGCTGCGTAGTTTCAGCGGACGAAAAAAACGGTAAAAAGGGTTTTAGCGTAGAGTTTGCGCTAAATTTAGCAAAAAAAGACACGATCGTAATCCACCACAAAGATAAAGATCTGTACGCTGCGGTAGATCTTGCGCTTGAGCGCGCATCAAAGGTGCTTCGCCGCGAGCACGACAAAAACACAACCATGAAAAATAAAGACGACGGCAAAGCTGTTAGAGCTGCGATCGCCGACGAACACCACATAAACGACGGCGAAGTAGATGAGATAATCCCTATGGAGCTTGAGCTATACAAGCCGCTAGAGATCGAGGAGGCTATGCAAAAGCTAAAAGATAGCGATGCGCAGTTTTATGTATTTAACGATATGGATGCCAAAATGCGCGTAATCTATAAACGCTCTGACGGTAAATTCGGACTTTATTAATTAAATTTAGGCGAGATAAATTCTCGCCTTCTTACTTTTTAATCTACAAAACTATCAATCAAAATCCAATCGTTCTTGTTACCGACTTCATCTTAAATTGCTTAAATTTTATGAAATAAATCTCAAATTTCAAAAACTACTAACGATAAAGAAATTTATATAATGCAGGTAAACCGTTCATAATGGAAAAGTTTTAAGTAAGATCGAAATTTGAAAGATATTTTTAGATTTAATAATTCGCAATAAAACAATTTTTTACTACTTTGTTTTTGAAGGCTAGTTTGTAAAATTATCTAAAAATTTACTTTAAATCATACAAGTTTTAATATATTGCCGATTTAGTCTCGGCGAGATTTTAAGGCTTTGATTGTTGATTAAATTCAAATTTCATGCCGACTCGCCGCGACTTAAAACTACGCCAAATTTATACGATACCTAAAACCGTGCCCAGCATTGACGGATTTTTATTTTGTAAGGCTTGCTGCTTTTCTAGCAAGGAGTTGCTTTGCAAGCTAGCTCGAAGCTCTTTTTCATATTTGGTCAAAAGATCGTCCAGTACGGCTTCAAGCTCATCTCTTAGGCTTTTTTTCATATCGGTATTTAGTCCTAGAGCCTCCATCAGCTCCTCTTTTTTGACCCTTAGTTTTTCCTGTATTTTTTGTTCGTTCATCTGCGATAAAAATCCAGCCGCGCCAAGCTCGGTAAGGGTTCTTTTAAACCCCTCTACGTCAGGCTCTTTGGAGGTTTTTACCTGCACGGTAGCTTTTTTGAGCTCCTGTTCAAAGTCGCTCTCTTTTGCCCCTTTTGCGCTCTTTTCTGCAGCTTTTTGCGCAAGCTCGGCCAAAATCTTTTGGATAAATTTTTGCTCTTCGATCGTCATTTCGCATCCTTTATAAAAGATACACTATCGCAAGCAAATTTTATTCCTTAGCTCTATCTGCGATAAATTTAGCAAATTTATCATCGTCGTTTGGGCAGGCTACGACGTCGTAAAAATTAAATTTTAGCTCGTCCGCGATATGGCGAAACTCCTTTGATAGCTCAAAAACGGTTTCGGAGTTATCGATACAAAACGAGATCGGATAAACGAGCGCTTTTTTATCTTTTATCTCGGCTAGCGCTTGATTTAGCGAGGGTTCGAGCCATTTTACAGGCCCTAACTTCGACTGGTATGCGAGCAAAATCTGCTTAAATTTAACCCCTCGCTTCTCCAAAATTTCGGTTAAAATTTGAACGTGCCGCTTGACGTGCTCCTCGTAGATATCGCCCGCATCGATCATTTTTTGCGGCAAAGAGTGCGCCGAAAACACCAGCGTTATCTCATCTGCATTTAGATCGCGCGCGCTTTTTTCGATGCCGTCCACTATGATCTCGTTATATCTCTCATCCTCGAAAAACGGCTCGACGATTTTTACTTTCGCCTTTAAATTTAGCTCGGCACGTGCCTTTTCAAAGTCGCTTATACTAGACGATACGGTCGTAAACGAGTGATGCGGGTATAGCGGGAAAACGACGATCTCCGAGACCTCCGTAAACTCGGCCAAAACGTCTTTCGCAAAAGGCGGCGTATAGTTCATCGCAAAGGCTACCGCCGTATCATCGTCTAAAAAATGCGAAATTTTACCGCACAGTCTTGCCGTAAGCTCGCAGATAGGCGACTTGCCGCCGATTTGGCGGTAGTTATTTTGCGCGGTTTTTAGGCGCGAGCTAGTTATCATAAACGCCACGAATTTACGCAAAATCGGGCTTTTTATCCCCAAGATATATGGGTCGTTAAACATATTTTTTAAAAAAACTCCAACCTCGCTAAGGTCGTTCGGTCCGCCCATATTTAGTAGTAAAATAAGTCTCATTCGCAAATCTCCTGAGCCTTTAGGGCATCTTCGAGCGTGCTTAGATCGCTTTTTGCGCCGCAGCAGGCTTGATAAAACTCGTCAAGCATCGCTTTAACCGGCGAAACATCGCTATAAACTTTCAAATTTTGCTGCCCGTCAAGCGTGTATTTGTTTAGCTTAAGACCCAGCATATCTCCGAAATAAACTCCACCGCTCGTGGCAAATTCGATCGTAAATCGCTCCGCTTTAAAACGCTTTGAGTTATGGATACTAGCTAGAGTCTGGTTTTTAAATTTAAGCTGAAAAAGCGAGTCGGTTTCGCTTCTTTTATCGTCGTTTTGGATTGAAATTTTATTGCTAAAGATTATTTCGCTACCCGTTATAAACCTTGCGACATCAATGTTTTGTAAAATTTCAAGCTGCAAATTTACGCCTTTATTAAAGCCGCGAGCGATATTTATCGAAAAAGTTTCCTTCTCTTTGACAAGCTCTTTTTTTACCGAGGCGATTACGGGATTAAACCTATCGATAAAAGCCATATAAGCGCTGATATTTTGGGATTTAAAGCAGTATTTTAGCTCCCTTATCTCGCCTGATTTGCAAAGCCAAGGATCAAGCAAGATAAATTTTATAAAATTTAAGCACTTAGGTATCAAATTTAGATATTTATGCGTGTCGGTGACGATAAGGGCGTCGATACGCACCGACTCCAAAAGGTCGTTTATATTATCGTAAAAAGGAATCCGTCCGCAAATTTCGCTATTTTTAACTCCGTCAAAAATCGCCGCCAGCTCGAAGTGCTCTGAGCGGCGAAGCTCGTTATAGTAGTGTTTGGCGTCGTTTCCAAAACCTATTATCGCAACTCTTTTTTTCATAATCTTTTTCCAAAATTTTAATGTTTTTAAGGCAATTATAGTCAAAAATAGTAATTAAACGGCTAATGCGAGCGATTTTTTAAAATTTAGCCGATGCCTTTTATAGCGGGCCTCAAACAAGTTTTATCAAATTTATGCTAAAATCAGCCCTATTTTAAAACTTTAATCAGGAAAAAACGATGGATATTAGAGAGGCTTATTTAAATTT of Campylobacter showae contains these proteins:
- a CDS encoding response regulator — protein: MTIEEQKFIQKILAELAQKAAEKSAKGAKESDFEQELKKATVQVKTSKEPDVEGFKRTLTELGAAGFLSQMNEQKIQEKLRVKKEELMEALGLNTDMKKSLRDELEAVLDDLLTKYEKELRASLQSNSLLEKQQALQNKNPSMLGTVLGIV
- the hemH gene encoding ferrochelatase, with the translated sequence MRLILLLNMGGPNDLSEVGVFLKNMFNDPYILGIKSPILRKFVAFMITSSRLKTAQNNYRQIGGKSPICELTARLCGKISHFLDDDTAVAFAMNYTPPFAKDVLAEFTEVSEIVVFPLYPHHSFTTVSSSISDFEKARAELNLKAKVKIVEPFFEDERYNEIIVDGIEKSARDLNADEITLVFSAHSLPQKMIDAGDIYEEHVKRHVQILTEILEKRGVKFKQILLAYQSKLGPVKWLEPSLNQALAEIKDKKALVYPISFCIDNSETVFELSKEFRHIADELKFNFYDVVACPNDDDKFAKFIADRAKE
- a CDS encoding gfo/Idh/MocA family oxidoreductase — translated: MKKRVAIIGFGNDAKHYYNELRRSEHFELAAIFDGVKNSEICGRIPFYDNINDLLESVRIDALIVTDTHKYLNLIPKCLNFIKFILLDPWLCKSGEIRELKYCFKSQNISAYMAFIDRFNPVIASVKKELVKEKETFSINIARGFNKGVNLQLEILQNIDVARFITGSEIIFSNKISIQNDDKRSETDSLFQLKFKNQTLASIHNSKRFKAERFTIEFATSGGVYFGDMLGLKLNKYTLDGQQNLKVYSDVSPVKAMLDEFYQACCGAKSDLSTLEDALKAQEICE
- a CDS encoding prepilin-type N-terminal cleavage/methylation domain-containing protein; protein product: MKKAFTLIELILVIVILGILSFAGINIIKNLYENYLQARSVNTLETQTELVLEQISKRLAVRVKGSTIGRQASTGNFVSTRDPALNVQYNILEWITYSYESFQNGGWSGFVDLDDPATVANAARNGGNLATHGSTLNSANLDISDLTNGRATLNNNQVGLFFKGRPTNINTDFGFNTATNQANAIAIATQNGNDVLTIANYASTDIFEQYYLLHTAYAVVPTVSLNPGGTSGTDLDLWLHYNYRPWAGQDYNDNGTSRDLLARNVTRFNFTEDNGVIVIKLCIRDAGRSLGPTRAETTVCKTKAVY
- a CDS encoding type II secretion system protein → MRRGFSLIELILSIVVVGISVIAIPKVLSQTTSNNQRGLMQQSVMDTKTRMALVLKSPYACVGNLLSITSDKTPIFGNTVGIPGNNFYTINGIVADVGTRRQFGNYKTNAAIAPQPCTDPNDVSVNSFNTNVDGVEPIKIQTSQLYGSRDNIISSTINTTTQQRDMQGAADSDITEIIMTTTTAMGNDIQNIILRAYAANIGDSPNILSRSW
- the hpf gene encoding ribosome hibernation-promoting factor, HPF/YfiA family, which gives rise to MNLSIVGKQFNLTDPIKQHIENAFDALNKYGLDIISGRCVVSADEKNGKKGFSVEFALNLAKKDTIVIHHKDKDLYAAVDLALERASKVLRREHDKNTTMKNKDDGKAVRAAIADEHHINDGEVDEIIPMELELYKPLEIEEAMQKLKDSDAQFYVFNDMDAKMRVIYKRSDGKFGLY